Proteins encoded in a region of the Ziziphus jujuba cultivar Dongzao chromosome 3, ASM3175591v1 genome:
- the LOC107422010 gene encoding phloretin 4'-O-glucosyltransferase: MVQPRFLIVVYPAQGHINPGLQFAKRLIHIGAEVTFVTTISAYRRMNKAASIPSGLSFAPYSDGYDDGFKHGVHDADHFLSELSRCGKQAISDLVVSAAKEGRPFCCVVYSILLPWAPEAAHELQVPSALLWIQPTTVFHIYYYYFHGYDNAITNNGAFNDGPSWSIELPGLPLKLKRRDLPSFMDAGNAYTFAIPLFKDQFEKLELGNNRKVLVNTFDALEPEALKAIGINFDLIGIGPLIPSAFLDGKDPSDTSFGGDLLQHPKDYYIEWLSSKPKGSVIYVSFGSMSVLAKPQMEEVGRALLEMGRPFLWVIRQKPDSNNGEDKKEEDQLSCREELEKLGKIVPWCSQLDVLSNSSCGCFVTHCGWNSTLESIACGVPMIGYPQWSDQGTNAKLIEDVWKIGLRVNKNKDGIVESDEFKRCLEVVMGDGDKGEEMRRNAKKLKDLARESAKEGGSSDKNLKEFVDEINQKERAGPQV, from the coding sequence ATGGTGCAGCCCCGATTCCTGATCGTTGTCTACCCGGCACAAGGTCACATAAACCCCGGCCTTCAATTCGCCAAGCGGCTAATTCACATCGGAGCCGAAGTCACCTTTGTGACCACCATTTCCGCGTACCGCCGCATGAACAAAGCTGCTTCCATTCCCTCCGGCTTGTCCTTCGCTCCCTACTCCGACGGCTATGACGATGGTTTCAAACACGGTGTCCACGATGCCGACCACTTTTTGTCGGAGCTTAGCCGTTGCGGTAAGCAAGCAATCTCCGATCTCGTCGTCTCCGCCGCCAAAGAAGGCCGTCCTTTCTGTTGCGTAGTCTACTCCATACTCCTTCCGTGGGCGCCCGAGGCGGCACACGAACTTCAAGTTCCTTCTGCGTTGCTCTGGATTCAACCCACCACGGTTTTCCATATCTACTACTATTACTTCCATGGCTATGATAATGCAATCACAAATAATGGTGCTTTCAACGACGGACCTTCATGGTCAATAGAATTACCAGGATTGCCACTGAAGCTCAAAAGGCGAGATCTTCCATCTTTCATGGATGCTGGAAATGCGTACACTTTCGCAATCCCATTGTTCAAAGACCAGTTCGAAAAGCTCGAGTTGGGGAACAACAGGAAAGTTTTGGTAAACACCTTCGATGCATTAGAGCCCGAGGCATTGAAAGCAATCGGAATTAACTTCGATTTGATCGGAATCGGACCGTTGATCCCGTCGGCGTTCTTGGATGGGAAAGACCCTTCTGATACTTCATTCGGAGGCGATCTTTTACAGCATCCGAAAGATTACTATATAGAATGGTTGAGCTCGAAACCAAAAGGGTCTGTAATTTACGTGTCGTTTGGTAGCATGAGTGTTTTGGCCAAGCCACAAATGGAGGAAGTTGGAAGAGCTTTGTTGGAAATGGGTCGTCCATTTTTGTGGGTAATCAGACAAAAACCTGATAGTAATAATGGAGAAgataagaaagaagaagatcaGCTTAGCTGCAGAGAGGAACTGGAGAAGCTTGGGAAAATAGTTCCATGGTGTTCTCAGCTAGACGTTTTGTCGAACAGTTCGTGTGGTTGCTTTGTGACACATTGTGGATGGAATTCGACATTGGAGAGCATTGCTTGTGGGGTTCCAATGATTGGATATCCACAGTGGTCAGATCAAGGAACCAATGCGAAGCTGATAGAAGATGTGTGGAAGATTGGATTGAGAGTGAATAAGAACAAAGATGGGATTGTTGAAAGTGATGAGTTTAAGAGGTGTTTGGAAGTGGTGATGGGAGATGGAGATAAAGGTGAGGAAATGAGAAGGAATGCTAAGAAATTGAAGGATTTGGCAAGAGAATCTGCCAAAGAAGGAGGGTCTTCTGATAAGAATCTCAAGGAATTTGTGGATGAGATAAACCAGAAAGAGCGAGCTGGTCCACAAGTTTGA